The Lathyrus oleraceus cultivar Zhongwan6 chromosome 5, CAAS_Psat_ZW6_1.0, whole genome shotgun sequence genome includes the window cccctttttgtcagactcaaaaagacttAGACAAAAGCATAGAGGCAAAAGATAATTCATATATGAAGAAGAGGTACAGATGAGTTGATAACAGAGAGAAAAACACTTAGACAATACATATCAAATAAGCAAGTAGAGGAAGCAAGAAAcaaatcctaagtgcctaagggttcggaggcaGTGGCATCCTCTGAAGCAACTGAGTCAGTAAATTCTGAATGTTGGAGTTGACAGAGTCCTGTTGATCCAGTCTTGCTCTCACTATCTGCTGCTCCTTCTGTAGCTCTTCCAGAGTCTTCAATACGAGAGAAGAGAAATCAAAATGAGattgctccccctgagtcagagcgTCGTTCCTAGCCTTAGCAGCTTCTTCTGCAGCTATGCGTATTGCTTCTTCAGCATCAGCCTTtgctttggcttcagcttcagcagcagcagccTCATCAGCGGCCTTCTCTGCATCTTCTCTTACTCTTAGTTCTTCCTCCAAGCGAGCCTTCTCTTTATATTCTCTTCTAGATCTCTCTTCTACCTCTCTGGCCAGACATGCCCGCAACCTCTCTCCAGCTTCTCTAATGAAGTCATTTCGGACTTGTTTAgagaggcctttcatcttgaaagcctcagaggtcatccatATGATCACTCTGTTCTAGTGAATCCTCACTACAGAGAGATCATCATTGATACCAAAGTTTTCAGATAATGATCTGATCTTCGCCACTGAAG containing:
- the LOC127082668 gene encoding uncharacterized protein LOC127082668, whose product is MKGLSKQVRNDFIREAGERLRACLAREVEERSRREYKEKARLEEELRVREDAEKAADEAAAAEAEAKAKADAEEAIRIAAEEAAKARNDALTQGEQSHFDFSSLVLKTLEELQKEQQIVRARLDQQDSVNSNIQNLLTQLLQRMPLPPNP